A single Budorcas taxicolor isolate Tak-1 chromosome Y, Takin1.1, whole genome shotgun sequence DNA region contains:
- the LOC128071053 gene encoding heat shock transcription factor, Y-linked-like: protein MAHISSEIQDGPPKDEPTGSETSIRSSSYDYITGDSVLRSMIEEYAFQALSEDLVIKRPHYTYSVSETDDANDFLSLTFPQKLWNIVESDQFESIWWDDTGTCIVINEELFKKEVLERKDPFRIFETKSMKSLIRQLNLYGFHKKRQTVQRSASLPVFLEEENNISLLTKLQTYYNPNFKRGHPQLLVRMQRRVGINNVSPISSLVQGNKKHAKASVKKDDHNSEFLPEMSGETACPASTSLSVPFIQKPHTSQIVTNTSALSPCALPTPSAISVRHTDQIVVDQPEVLQTLSIFNWHSQSSYAQGNGHVEDFATTTTSPSRNHIESPLQSSYSGLMVEPSKFPDRQSDMSAHDSPFLNLQERGNSWFSVPTIAYTSASSLSSKLINNHQYVKTILIKADLSNTCQNMEPKGD, encoded by the exons atggcacatatttcttcagaaattcaagatggGCCTCCTAAAGATGAACCCACTGGTTCAGAAACCTCCATTAGATCTTCTTCTTATGATTATATAACTGGGGACTCAGTTTTGAGATCTATGATTGAAGAATATGCTTTTCAGGCTTTGTCTGAGGATCTTGTGATCAAAAGGCCACACTACacatattctgtctctgaaacagatgatgcgaatgattttctttcactcacatttccacaaaaactttggaatatagttgaaagtGATCAGTTTGAATCTATTTGGTGGGATGACACAGGCACATGTATAGTGATCAATGAAGAACTCTTTAAGAAAGAAGTCTTGGAGAGAAAGGAtcctttcagaatatttgaaaccaagagcATGAAGAGTTTAATTCGACAGCTTAACCTTTATGGATTTCATAAAAAGCGCCAAACTGTTCAAAGATCGGCTTCACTacctgtctttctggaagaagaaaacaacatctctcttttgactaag TTACAGACCTACTATAATCCAAATTTCAAAAGAGGCCATCCCCAACTTTTAGTAAGAATGCAAAGAAGAGTTGGAATTAACAATGTCTCTCCAATATCTTCATTAGTTCAAGGTAACAAGAAGCATGCTAAAGCAAGTGTCAAAAAAGATGATCATAACTCtgaatttcttccagaaatgagCGGAGAGACTGCATGTCCAGCCTCCACAAGTTTAAGTGTGCCTTTCATACAAAAGCCTCATACCAGCCAGATAGTCACTAATACAAGTGCCCTATCTCCATGTGCCTTACCTACCCCATCAGCAATATCAGTTAGACACACAGACCAGATTGTGGTAGATCAACCTGAAGTTTTACAAACGTTGAGCATTTTTAATTGGCACTCACAGAGCAGCTATGCTCAAGGAAACGGCCACGTTGAGGACTTTGCTACTACAACTACATCTCCTTCTCGGAACCACATCGAATCTCCATTACAGAGCAGTTATTCTGGACTGATGGTGGAACCTTCCAAATTTCCAGACAGGCAGAGCGATATGTCAGCCCATGACAGTCCTTTTCTTAACCTGCAAGAGAGAGGCAACTCATGGTTCTCAGTGCCAACAATCGCTTATACATCTGCCTCCTCTCTTTCGAGTAAACTCATCAATAATCATCAATATGTGAAAACCATCCTAATTAAAGCTGACCTATCAAATACGTGTCAGAATATGGAGCCTAAAGGAGATTGA